Sequence from the Neomonachus schauinslandi chromosome 9, ASM220157v2, whole genome shotgun sequence genome:
CTGGCCCCTGCTGGGGAACGTGCTGACCTTGGGGAAGAACCCACATCTGGCGCTGTCCAGGCTGAGCCAGCGTTATGGGGACATGCTGCAAATCCACATTGGCTCCACACCCGTGCTGGTGCTCAGCGGCCTGGACACTGTCCGGCAGGCCCTAGTGAGGCAGGGTGAGGATTTCAAGGGCCGGCCCGACCTCTACAGCTTCACTCTGATTACTAATGGCCAAAGCATGTCCTTCAGCCCAGGCTCTGGACCAGTGTGGGCTGCCCGCAGGCGCCTGGCCCAGAACGCCCTGAAGAGTTTCTCCATTGCCTCCGACCCGGGTTCCTTGTCTTCCTGCTACCTGGAAGAGCATGTGAGCAAGGAGGCCGAGGCCCTCCTCAGCAGGTTGCAGGAACAGATGGCAGAAGTTGGGCACTTTGACCCCTACAACCAAGTGCTGCTCTCAGTGGCTAATGTCATTGGTGCCATGTGCTTTGGGCAGCACTTCCCTCAGAGCAATGAGGAAATGCTCAGCCTCATAAAGAGCAGCAATGATTTTGTGGAGACTGCCTCCTCCGGGAACCCTGTGGACTTCTTCCCCATCCTGCAGTATATGCCCAACCCCGCCTTGCAGAGATTCAAGGCCTTTAACCAGAAGTTAGTGCAGTTCCTGCAGAAAATTGTGCAGGAGCACTACCAGGACTTTGACGAGGTGAGCTCAGGGTGCTGGTGGTGCGGGGACACCCTGCAGGGCCTGGGTGGAGCCACTCTCACCCAGCCTCCAGGTACACACACTGCTGATGTGCTGCCAGGGCCTAGGAAGGCTCTGGAATGCCTTGGAtcggctgtgtgacctggggccaatccctctccctctcaggcCTCAGTGTTCTCAACCAATTGTCTCCCTCTCAGGGTCGCTCAGAGCCCCAGAGATATTTGCCTGT
This genomic interval carries:
- the LOC110584050 gene encoding cytochrome P450 1A2 isoform X3; this encodes MALSQMATELLLASAVFCLVLWVVRAWQPRVPKGLKSPPGPWGWPLLGNVLTLGKNPHLALSRLSQRYGDMLQIHIGSTPVLVLSGLDTVRQALVRQGEDFKGRPDLYSFTLITNGQSMSFSPGSGPVWAARRRLAQNALKSFSIASDPGSLSSCYLEEHVSKEAEALLSRLQEQMAEVGHFDPYNQVLLSVANVIGAMCFGQHFPQSNEEMLSLIKSSNDFVETASSGNPVDFFPILQYMPNPALQRFKAFNQKLVQFLQKIVQEHYQDFDESSIQDITGALLKHNEKGSRAGGGHIPHEKIVSLINDIFGAGFDPVTTAISWSLIYLVTNPEIQRKIQEELDTVTGRARQPRLSDRPQLPYMEAFILEIFRHTSFVPFTIPHSTTRDTTLKGFYIPKERCVFINQWHVNHDQCGGIHLSSNQSDSSLLMAPQSTRS
- the LOC110584050 gene encoding cytochrome P450 1A2 isoform X2; this encodes MALSQMATELLLASAVFCLVLWVVRAWQPRVPKGLKSPPGPWGWPLLGNVLTLGKNPHLALSRLSQRYGDMLQIHIGSTPVLVLSGLDTVRQALVRQGEDFKGRPDLYSFTLITNGQSMSFSPGSGPVWAARRRLAQNALKSFSIASDPGSLSSCYLEEHVSKEAEALLSRLQEQMAEVGHFDPYNQVLLSVANVIGAMCFGQHFPQSNEEMLSLIKSSNDFVETASSGNPVDFFPILQYMPNPALQRFKAFNQKLVQFLQKIVQEHYQDFDESSIQDITGALLKHNEKGSRAGGGHIPHEKIVSLINDIFGAGFDPVTTAISWSLIYLVTNPEIQRKIQEELDTVTGRARQPRLSDRPQLPYMEAFILEIFRHTSFVPFTIPHSTTRDTTLKGFYIPKERCVFINQWHVNHDQKVWGDPFEFQPERFLTADGTSINKILSEKPSCCSGWSSVCQTV